The Pagrus major chromosome 17, Pma_NU_1.0 genome includes a region encoding these proteins:
- the ca14 gene encoding carbonic anhydrase 14: MRRRLRLWRRAEQGSEETRVSASPPPEVECSEEVTWTYIGLVGQTEWSQYFPDCGGTSQSPVDVVTTQTKYDPSLVPLTPLGYSQHGNKPLTMYNNGHTVVIELPEWMGLAGLPWLFTAVQMHLHWGSGGPSHGGSEHTINGLSADAELHVVHYNSELYPNMSAAMTQSDGLAVLGILIVTGEESNPAFNSILNYLSRVRHADQKALIPAFDVESLLPNDLGRYYRYNGSLTTPPCYQSVIWTVFHERVQISKAQLLRLETILYSSKAEETDRMLLQDNYRATQPLNHRVVFASFSAESGKELSSGEVTAIVIGVMCGCVGLAVIIRFIVKTIRFFTLLHRETVAVNSSTSSWDVLPSNRPAPMPRMKEPEKAKEKKQDVALNTTADGEKKEEPSPSLSPQTEP, translated from the exons GCTTGGTGGGTCAGACTGAGTGGTCGCAGTATTTCCCTGACTGCGGTGGTACTTCTCAGTCCCCCGTTGATGTGGTCACCACGCAGACTAAATATGACCCCAGTCTGGTCCCTCTGACCCCGCTGGGCTACAGTCAGCACGGCAACAAGCCCCTCACTATGTACAATAACGGACACACAG TGGTGATCGAGCTGCCAGAATGGATGGGACTGGCGGGGCTGCCCTGGCTCTTCACAGCTGTGCAAATGCACCTCCACTGGGGCAGCGGCGGGCCAAGTCATGGGGGCAGCGAGCACACCATTAACGGACTGAGTGCAGATGCAGAG CTGCATGTGGTGCACTACAACTCCGAGCTCTACCCCAACATGTCCGCAGCCATGACTCAGAGCGACGGCTTGGCTGTTTTAGGGATTCTCATTGtg ACAGGTGAGGAGTCTAATCCGGCATTCAACAGCATCCTTAACTACCTGAGCCGCGTCAGACATGCCG ATCAGAAGGCGCTGATCCCAGCCTTTGACGTCGAGTCTCTGCTCCCCAACGATCTGGGACGCTACTATCGCTACAACGGCTCCCTAACAACGCCGCCCTGCTACCAGAGTGTGATCTGGACGGTGTTTCATGAGAGGGTTCAAATCTCAAAGGCACAG CTGCTGAGGTTGGAGACaatactttactcaagtaaagctGAAGAAACAGACAGGATGCTGCTGCAGGACAACTACCGGGCCACGCAGCCGCTCAACCACAGGGTCGTCTTCGCCTCCTTCAGTGCAG AATCAGGGAAGGAGCTCTCTTCTG GTGAAGTCACAGCTATAGTAATAGGAGTGATGTGTGGCTGTGTAGGTCTGGCAGTGATCATTCGCTTCATCGTGAAGACGATACG ATTTTTTACACTCCTCCACCGTGAAACAGTCGCGGTAAACAG CTCTACCTCTAGCTGGGACGTCCTGCCCAGTAACCGGCCTGCTCCCATGCCAAG GATGAAGGAGCCagagaaagcaaaagagaaaaaacaagatgTGGCTCTGAACACGACCGCTGacggagaaaagaaagaggaaccGTCACcgtctctgtctcctcagacTGAGCCCTAG